From Kaistella polysaccharea:
CTAAATGAAAAAACTCACTACAAGTCTTTTGGTTTTTGCGACAATGATTCATTTCTCAGCGCAGGAAAAAGAAAGTAACATCGCAGAAGTTACTGTTCAAGGCAAATTTCTAGAACTTCCGATTACGAAAGTCAATGAAAATATCACTGTAATTTCTAAAGCTGAAATAAGTGCTTCGCCCGCAAAAAGCGTTGAAGAACTTTTAGCAACCGTCACTGGATTTGATATTCGCCGCCGAGGCGGAAATGGCGTACAGGCTGATATTTCTTTGCGTGGAAGTACTTTTGAGCAAGTTTTGATTTTGGTAAATGGTGTGCGAATCAATGACTCCCAAACAGGCCATAATTCAATGAGTCTTCCTTTTGATCTTTCAGCGGTTGAGAAAATCGAAATTATAAAAGGTCCTGCTGCAAGGCGCTTCGGCCAAAATGCGTACGCAGGCGTTGTAAATATTATCACGAAACCGAGTGCTGAAGATGTAATTAATATTTCTGGAAGTGGCGGTGATTTCGAAACTTACAATTTAGGTTTAAGTGCGCAGTTCGGAACTGAAAAATTTTCTAACTTTTTTCAGGCAAATACTTCTTCCTCCGAAGGTTATCGCTACAATACCGATTATAAGATTAATAATATTTTTTACCAAAATCAGTTTCAGATTGCCGAAGGAAAACTGAAATTTCAGGCGGGATTTCAGGAAAAAAAGTTTGGTGCAAACGGATTCTACTCGTCGCCTGCAGCAACTGAACAATATGAAGAAACGCAAGCTTCACTTGTAAGTCTTGGATTTGAAAAAAAGTACAATCGAATTAATTTAAATTCAAATTTATACTGGCGTAGAGGGCAAGATCTTTATCTTTTCAATCGGGAGAAACCAGAAATTTACCGGAATATGCATATCGGAAATAATGTTGGGGCTGAACTTAATGGTTCATTTTCTTCAAATCTTGGAACGACAGGTTTGGGCGTTGAATTTCGAAAGGAATTTTTGGCGAGTAATAATTTGGGACACCGCGAACGATTTTTAACGCAGGTTTTTTTCGAACATCATTTTTCTTTACTTCAAAATAAATTACAGATTTCACCTGGGATCTCTTGGGCAAATTATGACAACGTGGGCGATTTTTTCTATCCCGGTTTAGATATCGGATTTGATTTTAATGAAAATCACAAGATTTATGGAAATATCGCAAAAGTTAACCGAATTCCTTCCTTCACCGACTTGTATTATGTAAGTAAGACTGAAAGAGGAAATCCAGATTTAAAACCCGAAAATGCGCTTTCTTCAGAAATTGGCTATCGTTTTCAGAAAAATAATTTCCTTGGAAAAGTAAGTGTTTTTAACCGAAATTCTGAAAATTCAATAGATTGGGTAAAAGAAAATGCGAATGATATTTGGCGAGCAGAAAATATTGGTGAAATTACCACAAATGGGTTGGAAGTAGAAGTGAGTCAGAGATTTAATGCCTTCATTTCTTCTTATTCATTAGGTTACACTTTTATTGATAGTAAAGCCAAAGAGCCGCAGAACTTAATTTCAAGATACGTCATGGAAAATCTGAAACACCAATTCGTGGCAAAGGTAGAAAACCGGTTTCTAGGAAAATTTACGAACCAATTAATTTATAGATATAACGAAAGGGTTACAACGGGAAGTTATCAGGTGCTGGATGAGAAATTGAGTTATGACTATAAAAATTTAAATCTTTACGTTTTGGTAAATAATATCACCAATACAAAGTACACGGAAACGTTTGGTGTGCCGATGCCCAGTCGATGGTTTCATATTGGATTCACCTATAAAATCGGCCTTTAGCTAAAATTAAATTTATTAATTTTGCACGCACAAAATTTAATTTCCCAATGTTAAAAAGGATTTTCATTCTTATAGGTTTTTTATTTCTACTGAAAGTTTCTGCCCAGAAGGAAAATCTCTCCAGTTACAATGTCATCACCATTGAATATAAAATTAATCCAAAATGGTTCGTATATGGTGAAGGGCAACTTCGTGGAATATCTGATTTCGCCTATCCTGATTATTATGAATTAAAAGGTGGTTTAGGATATAAAATCACTCCGAATCACAAACCATTAATTGGAATAGGACGCTATGTAAATTATCAAAATCACTCTTTAGAAAAAGAAGAATTTCGCGTTTGGCTGCAAGATGTTTATGCTTTAAGATCCGGGCGCTTCAAATTTGAAAATAGAGTAAGAGCGGAGAAAAGTTGGTTTTATTCCCCAAAAACGGATGAGCATTCGGATCGCATTCGTTTGCGTTATCGTTTAAATATTTCTGCACCGTTAAATTCAGAAAAAGTAGAACCTGGAACAATATCTGCCAATATTTATGATGAAGTTTTCTTTATTACAACTTATGATCCCTTGTTTGCAAGGAACCGGGTTTTCGGGGGTTTTAGTTACCAAATCGATCCCATTTTTTCAATAAGTACAGGATACCTTTGGCAAAGAGAATTTGCGCAAAAAGGTAATAAAAATTTACATTTCCTTTACCTCGGATTATCAGTAAATATCGATCCAGCAGCAAATGATAAAAATGAGATTTCCCTTCCGAAATAATGTTAGTAACTTTTTGTGACTTCTACTTTTTAGACGCCGGAATATTGCATTTTTCGGGCTTTAATTTATATATTTGTGAAATTAATAATAATTGAGTTTTATGAAATTTATTGTTTCCAGTAGTGAATTGCAAAAAGCCTTGCAAACCGTAAGCGGAGTTATTTCTAACTCGCAGTCACGGCCCATTCTCGAGAACTTTTTATTTGAAATCGAAAAAGATATTCTTAAAGTTACGGCCTCAGATGGTGAGACAACTTTGATCACTTCACTAGAAGTAAAATCGGATGCTGAAGGTAAAATAGCTGTTCCCGCGAAAATATTTCAGGAATTTGTAAAAACCTACGGAGAGCAACCGCTTACTCTTTCAGTAAAAGATGCAGAAGACGGAAACGGTAAATTACTTGAGATTTTAGATGAGAAAGATAACTTCGCAGTAGCTTTAGACCACGCGGAAGATTATCCGGAAATTCCAGAATTTGATGCAGCACAGAAAGTGGTAATTTCTGCCGGAATTCTTTCTGAAGCTTTGAACAATACGCTATTCGCGACGAGCAATGATTCGCTAAGACCAGTAATGACAGGAGTTCTTTTCCAATTTAAGGAAGATGAAACTAACTTCGTTTCTACAGATTCACATCGTTTGGTCGTTTATAAAAGAACGGATCTGATCAATGCTGAGCCAGTAGAATTCATTATGCCGAAAAAGCCTTTATCCATTTTCAAAAGTATTTTGGCGTCTTCAAATGAAGATGTTTCAATTGAATTCAATGAGAATATGGCAAAATTTACCTTCGGAAATAATATTTGGATCTGTCGATTGATAGACGGAAAATATCCGAATTATTCTGCTGTAATTCCAAAAGAAAATCCAAATACATTAACAATAAACCGAAACCTTTTGTTGAGCTCCATCAGAAGAGCTTCCATTATGTCTAATAAATCGACAAACCAAGTTCGTTTTAAACTGTCGGGAAATATTTTACATCTTCATGCTGAAGATACCGAATTTGCAAACAAAGCAGACATGCAGATTCCTTGTGATTACAACGGTGAAGATATTAACATCGGTTTCAGCTCTAAATTTTTGACGGAAATGTTATCTGTTTTATCAGCAGATGATATTACGATGAAAATGTCGCAGCCGAACAGACCTGGAATTATTGAACCTGTTGATGGTCTTGAAAAAGAAGAAAAAATCTTGATGCTTTCAATGCCTGTCATTGGAATGTAAAACATCAAACTTTAAAGTTTTTAAAATAACCTAATTGAGATTCAATATTTTTTGAATCTCAATTTTTTTTTAACCTTCAGAATCACGATATTTGCACCTTTCATATTTCAACCATATTATTTGAAATCTGAATATTAATCTCTAC
This genomic window contains:
- a CDS encoding DUF2490 domain-containing protein, which gives rise to MLKRIFILIGFLFLLKVSAQKENLSSYNVITIEYKINPKWFVYGEGQLRGISDFAYPDYYELKGGLGYKITPNHKPLIGIGRYVNYQNHSLEKEEFRVWLQDVYALRSGRFKFENRVRAEKSWFYSPKTDEHSDRIRLRYRLNISAPLNSEKVEPGTISANIYDEVFFITTYDPLFARNRVFGGFSYQIDPIFSISTGYLWQREFAQKGNKNLHFLYLGLSVNIDPAANDKNEISLPK
- a CDS encoding TonB-dependent receptor plug domain-containing protein, whose product is MKKLTTSLLVFATMIHFSAQEKESNIAEVTVQGKFLELPITKVNENITVISKAEISASPAKSVEELLATVTGFDIRRRGGNGVQADISLRGSTFEQVLILVNGVRINDSQTGHNSMSLPFDLSAVEKIEIIKGPAARRFGQNAYAGVVNIITKPSAEDVINISGSGGDFETYNLGLSAQFGTEKFSNFFQANTSSSEGYRYNTDYKINNIFYQNQFQIAEGKLKFQAGFQEKKFGANGFYSSPAATEQYEETQASLVSLGFEKKYNRINLNSNLYWRRGQDLYLFNREKPEIYRNMHIGNNVGAELNGSFSSNLGTTGLGVEFRKEFLASNNLGHRERFLTQVFFEHHFSLLQNKLQISPGISWANYDNVGDFFYPGLDIGFDFNENHKIYGNIAKVNRIPSFTDLYYVSKTERGNPDLKPENALSSEIGYRFQKNNFLGKVSVFNRNSENSIDWVKENANDIWRAENIGEITTNGLEVEVSQRFNAFISSYSLGYTFIDSKAKEPQNLISRYVMENLKHQFVAKVENRFLGKFTNQLIYRYNERVTTGSYQVLDEKLSYDYKNLNLYVLVNNITNTKYTETFGVPMPSRWFHIGFTYKIGL
- the dnaN gene encoding DNA polymerase III subunit beta; translated protein: MKFIVSSSELQKALQTVSGVISNSQSRPILENFLFEIEKDILKVTASDGETTLITSLEVKSDAEGKIAVPAKIFQEFVKTYGEQPLTLSVKDAEDGNGKLLEILDEKDNFAVALDHAEDYPEIPEFDAAQKVVISAGILSEALNNTLFATSNDSLRPVMTGVLFQFKEDETNFVSTDSHRLVVYKRTDLINAEPVEFIMPKKPLSIFKSILASSNEDVSIEFNENMAKFTFGNNIWICRLIDGKYPNYSAVIPKENPNTLTINRNLLLSSIRRASIMSNKSTNQVRFKLSGNILHLHAEDTEFANKADMQIPCDYNGEDINIGFSSKFLTEMLSVLSADDITMKMSQPNRPGIIEPVDGLEKEEKILMLSMPVIGM